The Vicia villosa cultivar HV-30 ecotype Madison, WI unplaced genomic scaffold, Vvil1.0 ctg.000318F_1_1_1, whole genome shotgun sequence genome contains a region encoding:
- the LOC131626684 gene encoding uncharacterized protein LOC131626684: MAEASDIPDECWESIFKILNEDENDKHHLHFKSLSLVSNKFLSITSSLQSSLNVYNPTRLFLPTFLKRFTNLTSLNFTCFHDDLNEFFHQLSRFPSNITSLNLSLKPVIPVDGLIAFSQNNKTLTSLKCSDVNSINNYDFLLIADSFPLLEELDLSGDQFSICNNLHNGIATLSMKLFKLRKISLFRHSYMNDVLLYRLFKNCKLLQEATIFDCYSITIAGITSALGERPTLRSLSFTHDSKKFTNLFALVTNHPSLSYITMEYKRRWRTSMQNSNTLMDYVVSPRLKSLCLARNTWLSDENIVTFASIFPNLQLLDLSYCDKISDGICHVLNMCCEIRNLNLAYCSKVKLLGINFEAPKLEMLNLSHTRVKDETLLVISRNCRGLLQLLLENCIYVTYIRVNHGVENCTQLREINLKKCCRVNSKVVASMISSRPSLKKIQVPPSYGLNDKEEREFWWSHRGLLC, from the coding sequence ATGGCAGAAGCATCAGATATACCTGATGAATGCTGGGAATCCATTTTCAAAATCCTCAACGAAGATGAAAACGACAAACACCATCTCCACTTCAAGTCTCTCTCCCTCGTTTCAAACAAGTTTCTCTCCATCACCAGCAGTCTTCAATCCTCCCTCAATGTCTATAATCCAACACGTCTTTTTCTTCCTACATTTCTCAAAAGGTTCACCAATCTCACCTCTCTCAACTTCACTTGTTTCCACGACGACCTCAATGAATTCTTCCATCAACTCTCCCGATTTCCATCCAACATCACATCACTCAATCTCTCCCTCAAACCCGTCATTCCGGTTGATGGCCTGATAGCCTTCTCTCAGAATaacaaaaccctaacatctctcaaATGTTCCGACGTGAATTCCATCAATAACTATGACTTTCTACTCATTGCCGATTCTTTCCCTTTGCTCGAAGAACTCGACCTAAGTGGAGATCAATTCAGCATTTGTAATAACTTACATAATGGGATAGCGACTCTTTCGATGAAACTTTTCAAACTCCGCAAGATTAGCCTCTTTCGTCATTCATACATGAACGACGTATTGCTTTATCGCTTGTTCAAAAATTGTAAGCTTCTCCAAGAGGCCACCATATTTGACTGTTACTCCATAACCATTGCAGGTATTACTTCAGCTCTCGGTGAAAGACCAACACTCAGGTCTTTATCATTTACTCATGATtcaaaaaaatttacaaatttgTTTGCACTAGTTACAAATCATCCATCACTTAGTTACATCACAATGGAATACAAACGTCGTTGGAGAACCAGTATGCAAAATTCTAATACTTTGATGGATTATGTTGTAAGTCCTCGATTAAAGTCTCTATGTTTGGCTCGCAATACATGGTTAAGTGATGAAAACATCGTAACATTTGCTTCCATTTTCCCTAATTTGCAACTGCTTGATTTAAGTTATTGCGATAAGATATCTGACGGCATTTGTCATGTTTTAAACATGTGTTGCGAAATTAGGAATTTGAACTTAGCATATTGTTCAAAAGTGAAGTTACTTGGAATAAACTTTGAAGCTCCTAAATTGGAGATGTTAAACTTGTCGCATACAAGAGTTAAGGATGAAACACTTCTTGTGATCTCAAGGAATTGTCGCGGGCTTTTGCAACTTTTACTTgaaaattgtatttatgttacATATATACGAGTGAACCATGGGGTAGAAAATTGCACACAATTGAGAGAGATTAATTTGAAGAAATGCTGTAGAGTGAATTCTAAGGTTGTTGCTTCAATGATATCTTCAAGGCCATCGTTGAAAAAGATACAAGTTCCACCGAGTTATGGGTTAAATGacaaagaagagagagaattttGGTGGAGTCATAGAGGTCTTCTGTGCTAG
- the LOC131626666 gene encoding pentatricopeptide repeat-containing protein At2g17033-like: MTLRFQLQIQQSPPLPLPFQMQHHVIRNNNSVRCALTKQGQRFLTKLSTSNNTNTDNLIRKFVQSSSKSVQLSTLTHLLSPTTHNNNNLSSFALPLYTRISESPWFTSNPTITADLISLLHKLQLHTESQTLFSQTISNLNNRERDLVLFYSKLLISHSKRASQTGFDSAYSYLNNLLHTSSSLYVKRRAYQSMVSGLCAMDKPREAENLIQDFQQTDGGPGGDRIQIQPSAFEFKSIIYGYGRLGLFQDMVRVVDEMEKNRFVMDTVCYNMVLSTYGIHGEHGEMVSWLRRMRNSGVPFSIRTYNSVSNSCPTIMRKVVELNDLALSMEELLSECLVGGEATVIKELLSCCAIFEEVMVWDSSRVKMDLHGFHLGSTYLVMLLWFEEMQKRLLNASNYEIPDEITVVCGVGKHSSVRGESPVKALVKEMMMKMKGPLRIDRKKDGCFVAKGKAVKVWLCELTKL; this comes from the exons ATGACGCTGAGATTTCAACTTCAAATCCAACAATCTCCTCCTCTTCCCCTTCCTTTCCAAATGCAACACCATGTTATTAGGAACAACAACTCTGTCCGCTGTGCACTAACGAAACAAGGCCAACGATTTCTCACGAAACTCTCCACCTCCAATAACACCAACACCGATAATCTCATTCGTAAATTCGTACAATCCTCCTCAAAATCCGTACAACTCTCCACTCTCACTCACCTCCTCTCTCCCACcacccacaacaacaacaacctctcTTCTTTCGCCCTCCCC CTCTACACAAGAATCTCCGAATCACCATGGTTCACATCCAACCCTACCATCACCGCAGACCTCATTTCCCTTCTCCACAAACTCCAACTCCACACCGAATCCCAAACGCTATTCTCTCAAACTATTTCAAATCTCAACAACCGTGAACGTGACCTTGTTCTCTTCTACTCTAAACTATTAATCTCACACTCCAAACGCGCTTCTCAAACTGGCTTCGATTCCGCTTATTCTTATCTTAACAACCTTCTTCACACTTCCTCTTCTCTTTACGTCAAACGCAGAGCTTATCAATCCATGGTTAGTGGATTATGTGCAATGGATAAGCCTCGTGAGGCTGAGAATCTCATTCAGGATTTTCAACAAACAGATGGTGGTCCTGGTGGGGATAGGATTCAAATTCAACCTTCTGCTTTTGAATTCAAGTCTATTATATATGGATACGGAAGATTGGGTCTGTTTCAGGATATGGTTAGAGTGGTTGATGAAATGGAGAAAAATAGGTTTGTTATGGATACTGTTTGTTACAATATGGTTCTTTCGACCTACGGAATTCACGGGGAGCATGGGGAAATGGTTTCTTGGCTTAGACGAATGAGGAATTCCGGTGTTCCGTTCTCTATAAGAACTTATAATTCTGTGTCTAATTCTTGTCCGACGATAATGAGGAAGGTTGTGGAGTTGAATGACTTGGCGTTGTCGATGGAAGAGTTGTTGAGTGAGTGTTTGGTTGGAGGTGAAGCTACGGTGATTAAGGAGTTACTTTCGTGTTGTGCGATTTTTGAAGAGGTAATGGTGTGGGATTCTTCAAGGGTTAAGATGGATTTGCATGGATTTCATTTGGGTTCGACTTATTTGGTTATGTTGCTTTGGTTCGAGGAGATGCAAAAGAGGTTGTTGAATGCTTCAAATTATGAGATTCCTGATGAAATCACTGTGGTTTGTGGGGTTGGAAAGCATAGCAGTGTCAGAGGAGAATCACCGGTTAAAGCATTGGTTaaggagatgatgatgaagatgaaaggTCCTCTAAGGATTGATAGGAAGAAAGATGGTTGCTTCGTTGCGAAAGGTAAAGCTGTTAAAGTTTGGTTATGTGAATTGACAAAGCTATGA